Proteins encoded within one genomic window of Phototrophicus methaneseepsis:
- a CDS encoding NAD(P)-dependent oxidoreductase, whose amino-acid sequence MTDNKPRLGFIGLGLMGGPMAQLLAQAEYTVTVFDLDAAKMAAIEGAAPAESIAYLVANSDVVMTSVPSFEVAVKLGEDLLAYAREGQTFIEFSTITPSAAIELAQAYAEKGTTRLDVPVSGGNYGAVRGMLRMFVGGDEATARACWPIFEVVGENDRIVYCGVAGRGQVVKIINQVAMGLSNAIYLEVFGWAKHMGVDLDVVMQGVGGGDGWRQQFDHVGTTIKEGDPTEMQVKFVQLEQFTDDALKHGYQMPLTRALFEFCDQGERITTEEIYPAPSFWHELIKNSVADK is encoded by the coding sequence ATGACTGACAATAAACCACGTCTGGGCTTCATCGGGTTGGGATTGATGGGTGGCCCGATGGCGCAGCTTCTGGCCCAGGCCGAGTATACCGTCACCGTGTTTGATCTTGATGCTGCCAAGATGGCCGCTATCGAAGGTGCTGCTCCAGCAGAATCGATAGCTTATCTCGTTGCAAATAGTGATGTCGTCATGACGAGTGTGCCATCGTTTGAAGTCGCGGTAAAACTGGGCGAAGATTTGCTGGCATATGCACGAGAAGGCCAGACTTTTATCGAGTTTAGTACCATCACACCTTCCGCAGCGATAGAGCTGGCGCAAGCTTATGCCGAAAAAGGCACAACGCGGCTCGATGTGCCCGTCAGTGGGGGCAACTACGGCGCTGTACGCGGTATGCTGCGGATGTTCGTCGGTGGGGATGAAGCCACTGCTAGAGCCTGCTGGCCCATCTTTGAAGTCGTCGGCGAAAATGATCGTATTGTCTACTGTGGCGTGGCAGGCCGGGGCCAGGTCGTCAAGATTATCAACCAGGTGGCGATGGGCTTGAGCAATGCCATTTACCTGGAGGTGTTTGGCTGGGCAAAGCACATGGGCGTTGACCTGGATGTTGTGATGCAGGGCGTTGGCGGTGGTGATGGCTGGCGTCAGCAGTTCGACCATGTGGGTACGACAATCAAAGAGGGCGATCCGACCGAAATGCAGGTCAAGTTTGTGCAGCTAGAGCAGTTCACTGATGACGCCTTGAAACACGGCTACCAAATGCCCTTAACCAGAGCACTCTTTGAATTCTGCGATCAAGGCGAACGCATCACCACAGAAGAAATTTACCCGGCACCTTCATTCTGGCATGAATTGATAAAAAACAGTGTGGCTGACAAATGA
- a CDS encoding PCYCGC motif-containing (lipo)protein → MFSKRWLLLTFALIGAVLLAACSSSEFGSYTGELPTYVSQAPQTVQAAYHFAMDHSEMLTHQPCYCGCAVMGHVNNLDCFIQAVDKNGVITFDNHASGCGICVDIALDVKRLWQEGRSQLEIRNYIDATYGSFGPSTDTAMPAA, encoded by the coding sequence ATGTTTTCTAAACGCTGGTTACTTTTAACCTTTGCCCTTATAGGGGCGGTCCTGCTGGCTGCTTGTAGTTCGTCGGAATTCGGGAGTTATACGGGCGAACTGCCTACCTATGTTAGCCAAGCGCCCCAGACCGTGCAGGCAGCTTACCACTTTGCTATGGATCATTCAGAAATGTTGACACACCAACCCTGTTACTGCGGATGCGCTGTCATGGGGCACGTCAACAACCTGGATTGCTTTATTCAAGCCGTTGATAAAAATGGCGTCATCACGTTCGACAACCATGCCTCTGGCTGTGGTATCTGTGTCGATATTGCTCTGGATGTCAAACGACTTTGGCAAGAAGGGCGATCTCAATTAGAGATACGCAATTACATTGATGCCACTTATGGCTCATTCGGCCCTTCGACTGATACGGCCATGCCAGCAGCATAA
- a CDS encoding Gfo/Idh/MocA family protein, producing the protein MIRVAMLSFWHVHGKDYARQAEEHPDTQIVAVWDEDSERGRAEAAKRNVPFYEDLNDLLSQPDIDGVIVDAPTNMHHEVMMAAARAGKHIFTEKVIAATLREAKAILQEVERAGVIFVVAMRRLPMASTQAIKAVIDQGLIGDPTQVLVRDSHSGVLPTPQSPRGMLSDDFLDPEQAQGGALIDMCHSVYLTRYFLGRPESVSAILGYVTGRKVEDNAVLTMHHASGGIGIAQAGYVTAAAPFSIEVHGTQGSVLYSESGIGEFMMRRSKGIQASSRTSSSGPDGKLRILSSQLEGVEWEIREIVTEATLTPFDQWVAHIQHGTTADENNEVALDLTALIEAAYQSMKTGQTIRLDALKTE; encoded by the coding sequence ATGATACGTGTTGCCATGTTAAGCTTCTGGCATGTTCATGGTAAGGATTATGCACGCCAAGCGGAAGAACATCCCGATACACAAATTGTTGCTGTGTGGGATGAAGATTCCGAACGAGGCCGCGCAGAGGCGGCCAAACGTAATGTCCCCTTCTATGAAGACCTCAACGATCTCCTCTCTCAGCCAGATATTGACGGCGTGATCGTTGATGCGCCTACGAATATGCACCATGAAGTGATGATGGCAGCCGCCCGTGCGGGCAAACATATCTTCACTGAAAAGGTCATTGCCGCCACATTACGTGAGGCCAAAGCGATTCTCCAGGAAGTTGAACGTGCCGGGGTCATATTTGTGGTTGCAATGCGCCGCCTGCCAATGGCCTCAACCCAGGCGATTAAGGCCGTTATTGACCAGGGATTGATTGGTGATCCGACGCAAGTACTCGTACGTGACAGCCATAGCGGCGTCCTGCCAACCCCGCAGTCTCCACGTGGCATGTTAAGTGACGACTTTCTTGATCCTGAGCAAGCTCAGGGTGGCGCCTTGATTGACATGTGCCATTCGGTCTATTTGACGCGTTATTTCCTTGGTCGGCCAGAAAGTGTGAGCGCGATCTTGGGCTATGTAACAGGTCGCAAAGTTGAGGATAACGCAGTCCTGACGATGCATCATGCCAGCGGCGGGATTGGCATTGCTCAGGCCGGATATGTAACTGCCGCAGCGCCCTTCTCTATTGAAGTCCACGGCACTCAGGGGTCTGTGCTCTATAGTGAATCTGGCATTGGTGAATTCATGATGCGGCGCTCAAAAGGGATACAAGCGTCATCCCGCACAAGTTCTTCTGGCCCAGATGGAAAGCTGCGCATACTCAGTTCCCAGTTAGAAGGCGTAGAGTGGGAGATTCGGGAGATCGTCACGGAAGCGACGCTCACACCTTTTGACCAGTGGGTTGCACACATCCAGCACGGGACAACTGCCGATGAGAATAACGAAGTCGCACTCGACCTCACCGCATTGATTGAGGCCGCCTATCAGTCGATGAAGACGGGGCAAACCATCAGACTGGATGCGTTAAAGACTGAATAG
- a CDS encoding LacI family DNA-binding transcriptional regulator yields MKKPTQQDVARLANVSRATVSFVVNGKDTMGVPISEETRQRVLDAVEKLGYVVNAGAQALRSGDTKTIGVMLPIYENPFFLEILKGISREANESGYKVLLANSALDDEQASQTVSELAEQRVDGLILLMEFDSLPARIMDQLRNSTHPIVEGSPSSLSEFDLIRQEYGEGMSALMSYLIELGHRRIGYIHGVQESTTQGLDRLKAYEQAFVDANLPQDPRWIYRCGPSMEEGYQTAFNVLQQEDRPTALIAVNDLLAIAAISAATDLGLRVPDDVSIAGFDDIPFARFAVPKLTTVASAPEQKGRAAVQLLLKRLREPDRPREVITARWELIVRESTGSAPSL; encoded by the coding sequence ATGAAAAAGCCCACACAACAAGATGTCGCACGTTTAGCCAATGTCTCCAGAGCCACAGTATCTTTTGTCGTAAATGGCAAGGATACGATGGGGGTTCCTATATCCGAAGAGACTCGTCAACGTGTGCTGGATGCCGTCGAGAAATTGGGTTATGTCGTTAATGCAGGGGCGCAGGCGCTCCGCAGCGGCGATACCAAGACCATTGGCGTCATGCTCCCAATTTATGAAAACCCGTTTTTCCTGGAAATCTTAAAAGGTATATCACGAGAAGCCAATGAATCCGGCTATAAAGTGCTGCTGGCGAATAGTGCTCTTGACGATGAGCAAGCCAGCCAAACGGTCAGTGAATTGGCTGAACAACGTGTTGATGGGCTTATCCTGCTGATGGAGTTTGACTCCTTACCAGCACGCATTATGGATCAACTACGCAATTCTACGCACCCCATTGTTGAAGGTTCGCCGTCTTCTCTCTCCGAGTTTGACCTGATTCGTCAGGAGTATGGTGAAGGCATGAGTGCCCTCATGTCTTACCTGATTGAGTTGGGGCATCGCCGCATCGGTTATATACACGGTGTGCAGGAATCCACAACCCAAGGTTTGGATCGACTCAAGGCTTATGAACAGGCATTTGTTGATGCGAACCTGCCACAGGACCCGCGCTGGATTTATCGATGTGGTCCGAGCATGGAAGAGGGTTATCAAACAGCATTTAACGTATTGCAACAGGAAGATCGTCCAACGGCCCTTATAGCTGTCAATGATTTGCTGGCGATTGCTGCGATTAGCGCAGCGACGGACCTGGGGCTTCGTGTACCGGATGATGTATCAATCGCCGGGTTTGATGATATTCCGTTTGCCCGTTTTGCTGTACCAAAGTTGACGACTGTTGCAAGCGCGCCAGAACAAAAAGGCCGTGCTGCCGTTCAACTGCTTCTTAAGAGATTAAGAGAGCCTGATCGACCACGCGAAGTTATCACTGCCAGGTGGGAACTTATAGTGCGTGAATCAACAGGCTCAGCACCCTCTTTATAG
- a CDS encoding ABC transporter substrate-binding protein yields MRKLLFSVLLLVLLVPISMAQDTVTLTYLVDDAEINLTMNQALVDEFMAQNPDVNIIVETRPGGAEGDNIVKTRLATDDMTDIFFYNAGSLLQALNPAQTLVDISDQPFIDNIVESFIPTVSQGDAIYGVPTGTAMGGGILYNKAVYEDLGLEIPTSWDEFVANNEVIAEAGIAPVMATFGDTWTSQLFVLADYYNVEQGAPGFAEQYTNNEAKYADTPAALAGFEYMQQAYELGWFQQDYATEGFEPGLALLANGEVAHYPMLTFALGTMETNFPDQVNDIGFFALPGPDAEANGVTIWMPQGTYIPQTTEGPQLEAALEFLAFIASVEGTEVITSAVAPQGPYLIEGATLPDTVLPAVQDLAAYIDAGNSFPALEFLSPIKGPNLEQLMVSVGTGQMTAQEAAENYDFDVERQAQQLGLPGW; encoded by the coding sequence ATGAGAAAATTGCTATTTTCCGTGCTCTTGCTGGTGTTGCTGGTACCCATATCGATGGCCCAGGATACCGTCACACTGACCTATCTTGTGGATGATGCTGAAATCAACCTCACGATGAATCAGGCTTTAGTTGATGAATTTATGGCACAAAACCCTGATGTAAACATCATCGTCGAAACCCGTCCGGGTGGGGCGGAAGGTGACAACATCGTTAAGACGCGCCTTGCAACCGATGATATGACGGACATCTTCTTCTATAACGCGGGTTCCTTACTCCAGGCATTGAACCCGGCCCAAACGCTCGTTGATATATCAGACCAGCCCTTCATTGATAACATCGTCGAATCCTTTATCCCTACTGTGTCACAGGGGGATGCCATCTATGGTGTCCCAACTGGCACGGCGATGGGTGGTGGCATTCTGTATAACAAAGCTGTTTACGAAGATCTCGGACTTGAAATTCCAACAAGCTGGGATGAGTTCGTCGCAAATAATGAAGTCATTGCAGAAGCGGGTATTGCTCCGGTGATGGCGACGTTCGGCGATACGTGGACGTCTCAGCTATTCGTACTTGCAGACTACTATAACGTGGAACAGGGCGCTCCTGGCTTTGCAGAGCAGTACACCAATAACGAAGCAAAATATGCGGATACACCTGCTGCTCTCGCTGGCTTTGAATATATGCAACAGGCCTATGAGCTTGGTTGGTTCCAACAGGATTATGCTACTGAAGGGTTTGAACCCGGCCTCGCATTGCTTGCAAACGGTGAAGTAGCTCATTATCCGATGTTGACCTTCGCGCTTGGGACCATGGAGACGAATTTCCCGGATCAAGTCAATGATATTGGTTTCTTTGCTCTACCTGGGCCGGATGCCGAAGCAAACGGCGTGACGATCTGGATGCCACAGGGGACATATATCCCTCAGACCACTGAAGGCCCACAACTTGAGGCCGCACTGGAATTCCTGGCTTTCATCGCTTCGGTTGAAGGCACAGAAGTTATAACATCAGCTGTAGCACCGCAGGGGCCGTACCTGATTGAAGGCGCAACACTGCCGGATACCGTCCTGCCCGCAGTACAAGACCTGGCAGCCTATATTGATGCAGGGAATTCCTTCCCAGCGCTGGAATTCCTCTCACCCATTAAGGGACCGAACCTTGAACAACTCATGGTGTCGGTGGGCACTGGCCAGATGACCGCGCAAGAAGCCGCAGAGAATTATGATTTCGATGTTGAACGTCAGGCACAGCAACTGGGGCTCCCAGGCTGGTAA
- a CDS encoding carbohydrate ABC transporter permease: MTNKNTLPTSRKKKTQPATISRMYSYWFYLPAAIVFGVFFLIPTGLAFYFSLTRWTLFDATFIGLENYEYFFRDPQLLTALRNTFIYAILTSGSKVIISLPLALLLTSGLRLQSFFRSVIFFPVLISAVAVGITFSSLMQPSDGLINLALESIGLPQPDWLGDPDLALYSVIMIDIWKGIGIATLIFIAGITSIPTEYFDAASLEGGAWVKFRHVILPLSRNATFTVILLSFIGGLRTFEIVWTTTRGGPGFASDVLTSVIYKQYQAGFYGLSVAGNVVLFILIMSLVYPLMRFFNRMELEL, from the coding sequence ATGACAAACAAAAATACATTACCTACTTCCAGAAAAAAGAAAACGCAGCCAGCGACGATCTCTCGAATGTATTCGTACTGGTTCTATCTACCAGCGGCCATCGTGTTTGGGGTGTTCTTTCTCATTCCTACTGGTCTGGCGTTTTACTTCAGCTTGACGCGCTGGACGCTTTTTGATGCAACGTTCATCGGCCTGGAAAATTACGAATACTTCTTTCGAGATCCTCAATTACTCACTGCGCTTAGGAATACGTTTATCTACGCGATTCTGACAAGCGGATCTAAAGTAATTATCTCCTTACCGCTTGCTTTGTTGTTGACCTCAGGGTTACGGTTGCAATCCTTCTTCCGCAGCGTCATTTTCTTCCCGGTGCTGATAAGCGCGGTTGCCGTTGGTATTACCTTTTCCAGCCTGATGCAACCATCTGATGGCCTCATTAATTTGGCGCTTGAGTCTATTGGCTTACCTCAACCGGATTGGCTGGGTGACCCTGACCTCGCGCTGTATTCCGTCATAATGATCGATATCTGGAAAGGGATTGGTATTGCGACATTGATATTTATCGCAGGTATCACGTCGATCCCAACAGAGTATTTCGACGCAGCATCGCTCGAAGGTGGGGCATGGGTCAAATTCCGTCATGTGATCTTGCCACTCTCACGAAATGCAACATTTACAGTGATTTTGCTTTCGTTCATCGGTGGCCTGCGAACATTCGAAATCGTCTGGACAACAACGCGCGGCGGGCCTGGTTTTGCATCAGATGTTTTGACCTCCGTAATTTATAAGCAGTATCAGGCTGGCTTCTATGGATTATCCGTTGCTGGCAATGTCGTCCTTTTTATCCTAATTATGAGCCTCGTCTATCCCTTAATGCGTTTCTTTAATCGAATGGAATTAGAGTTATGA
- a CDS encoding carbohydrate ABC transporter permease, producing the protein MTIRNNLTRTLIDIITLIVVSIVFIVPFVFIFLTASKTQAEAAMFEFSLPSQFRLLENLWEVIQFRDYRMVLALWNSFLLTVGSVLLIVILAAGVAFVVQRRNDRMASLVSTLMLTGLIIPPAVVPTIFVLQEIGLYKTLLGLIFVEVSIQLPFAVLILRAFMASIPREIDEAAIIDGSSPWQLFFYVIFPLLRPAIITIVVVSAVVIYNDFTLPLYFLPGSENVTAQLTLFSFISQFSSRWDLLFADVIIITIPPLIMYIFFQREIVAGLTSGAVKG; encoded by the coding sequence ATGACAATTCGTAATAATCTAACCCGCACTCTGATTGATATTATTACGCTAATTGTTGTTAGTATTGTGTTCATCGTTCCCTTTGTGTTCATCTTCCTGACGGCTTCCAAAACGCAAGCGGAAGCTGCAATGTTTGAGTTTTCACTACCCAGCCAGTTTCGTCTGTTGGAAAACTTGTGGGAAGTCATTCAATTCCGCGATTATCGTATGGTGTTGGCTCTCTGGAACAGTTTTCTTCTTACTGTTGGGTCTGTGTTATTGATTGTCATACTCGCAGCCGGAGTCGCCTTCGTGGTGCAGCGCCGTAACGACCGTATGGCATCGCTCGTTAGTACGCTTATGCTCACTGGCCTGATTATTCCGCCAGCTGTGGTGCCTACGATCTTCGTATTGCAGGAAATTGGGTTATATAAAACGCTGCTGGGGTTGATCTTTGTGGAAGTTTCCATCCAACTCCCGTTTGCAGTCTTAATCCTCAGGGCTTTTATGGCTTCTATACCCCGAGAGATTGACGAAGCCGCCATCATTGATGGCTCATCGCCCTGGCAGTTATTTTTCTATGTGATTTTCCCACTGTTGAGGCCTGCCATTATCACGATTGTGGTCGTCTCCGCGGTCGTCATCTACAATGACTTCACACTACCTCTTTATTTCTTACCAGGCTCAGAAAACGTCACTGCACAGCTCACTTTATTCAGCTTCATCAGTCAGTTCTCATCGCGATGGGATCTACTTTTTGCAGATGTGATTATTATTACGATTCCACCGCTTATTATGTATATCTTCTTCCAGAGGGAAATTGTCGCGGGGCTGACATCGGGGGCAGTCAAAGGCTAG